CGACAACATGGGAAGAAAAATTTATTATGCTGAACCAGAGGTTAGAAAAGGGAAAAATAGCATTCTCATTCCTATGAATTCGTTTGAACCTGGCATTTATTCGCTAAAAGTAACCTTCCCTGAATCAGATTACATCAAAATATTGAAAATAGTTAAAAATTAAATGGAATTCTTATTGCAATTTTTCAGGAGTTAAGTAATGATTATCTTAACTCCTTTTAATTATTTCTATTGGTATTTGAGGCCATAATTTACAATTACAGAAATCTTAAGGGAAAAAGCGGTTCATATTTTTGCTGACAACTTAGGCATGAGGGAAGAGTTGAGGGAATGCTTCATGTGTTTGTGGTGTAAGCTGTGCCTTACTTTCTGTAGAAAAGCATTACTATTCTTACCATGTCGGATATTTGGGAAAGTCCAGATTGTTTTATAATTATTGGAAGCATAGTTATCTGAATTCTCAATATTGAAATCTTTTAAAGAAATTTTCCGGTAATAAGTTTTCAATAGATATGAGCACATATGCTCCAGGATTGTATTTTATTGAAGTAAACCAAAACCTTGAATTGAGCAGGATGAAAGTGATGAAGAATTATTAGATGAGAATTTCCTATCTGCTTTAATCAAGCAACTAAGGCAAAAGCATTTTAATTTTAATTAAAAAAATCAAACGAAATTTGAAAAATAGTATTGATTGCGTTTCATCCAATAACACATATTTCAGAATACCTGCTGGTAAAAGTAGACAGCACAAGAGAGCCCTATTGGGAGAAGTATTATAAAAATGACAAATACTTATTCCTCAACCAGGTGCTGGCCACCAGCGATGGTGGTTGCCTGATGAATGGGGTAAGTTATGATAAAGAAAAAGCCATAGAAGAGGAACTGGATATTTACATCATTAAAGTAAACAATGATGGAGATGATCCAACTACTATAAAAGAAGCCAAACAAAAAATAATTTTAAAGTTTATCCCAACCCGTTCAATAATTCTTTTACCATTGTTTCAGAAGAAACTGCTCCATCTGTTTTTCAACTTTACAATCATTCCGGAGCAGTGATACTGGAGGAAAAAATTCAATCAGAAAGGCAAACAATTGATGCTGCTTTTCTTCCGGCAGGAATGTATTTTTACAGGCTTACAAATGAAAATGGGAAAGCAGTTACAGGGAAATTGCTGAAGAATTAGATGAAAATTGTTTTAATGGTTTGACCAAAACAATTTACGTTATACCAGCATGTTGATATCTAAAATTACACAATATTATTGTGAAATTCGGTTTTAAGATTATTATTGAATCAAAAACCCCTTTGGCAATTTCGTTAAATGGGTTTTTGATTTTATCATTTTAAGAGAATAAAAAAAGCGGACTCCATTAAAGTAGTTCCGCCTTTTTTGGGAATTATAATTATAATTTAAACCGCTTTTTTAACCGCTACAGCAGTGAGTCCCTTTTTTTCCAATTTAACCTCAAAGGTCACCTTGTCATTTTCTTTTACCTCGTCTATCAAACCATTCACATGAACAAACACGCTTTCCTGGGTCTTTAGATCCTTTATAAAACCATAACCTTTGGAATCATTGAAATGCGTAACCACTCCGTTTCTAACAAGTTCTTCTATTTCTATTTCGCGCTTTGGAACACCTATTTCTATGTCTTCTTTTTTAATTACTCTGCGTTTGCTTGGATCTGGGGGGGTTGAGGTTATGTTTCCATATTCATCAACATAAGCAAGCATATTATCAAGAGAGCTACTCTCTTTTGGATTGTCTTTCTTTTCCAGTTTTTTTGTCTCTTTGTCTTTTCTCTTCTTCTCTTTTTTCTTCGCTATTTCTTTTTTATTCCATGTTTCTTGTGATCTGGCCATAGTTTTTTTTGTGCAGTTTATGTTTTGTTGTTAATGGTTTTTTTAAATTTCAAATTAGAAGAAAGAAATTTAATCCAAAACCAGTTTTATATAGGTGCAAATTTACACTAATTCTTAGTACTATAACATTTGGCTTTGAAAATATATCTTCTTAATTCCCAATCATTGATTAACAACGTACAGCGATGCTTTTTATTAGAAAATAAGACTGGAGGTTTTAATTAATCTTCTTTCTAGCTTTGGGAAAAAGAAAAAAACTGTTCTTGCTATTTTTTTTTCTTCAGGGGTTCCAAAAGATATTCCAATCCATTCATTTTTATTTCATAAATAGTCACCAAAAGCATTCCAAGCTTGCCCTGTGGAAAGCCCTTGCGTTGAAACCATTCAAGATAGGA
Above is a window of Bacteroidota bacterium DNA encoding:
- a CDS encoding cold shock domain-containing protein; the protein is MARSQETWNKKEIAKKKEKKRKDKETKKLEKKDNPKESSSLDNMLAYVDEYGNITSTPPDPSKRRVIKKEDIEIGVPKREIEIEELVRNGVVTHFNDSKGYGFIKDLKTQESVFVHVNGLIDEVKENDKVTFEVKLEKKGLTAVAVKKAV
- a CDS encoding DUF3820 family protein; the encoded protein is MGPDPQLLLQLVSMQMPFGKYKGTLLCNLPVSYLEWFQRKGFPQGKLGMLLVTIYEIKMNGLEYLLEPLKKKK